A region of Polynucleobacter sp. JS-Mosq-20-D10 DNA encodes the following proteins:
- the trpD gene encoding anthranilate phosphoribosyltransferase: MSITPQQALQRCIEHRELFHDEMTAMMRLIMSGEMPPTLVAGLLVALRTKKETVGEIAAAAQVMREFATPVHVEDRKNLVDVVGTGGDGAHTFNISTAAMFVAAAAGAKIAKHGNRSVSSKSGSADILESLGVKLSLSPEQVAKCISDVGAGFMFAPNHHPAMKNVVPIRKDLGVRTIFNILGPLTNPADAKRILMGVFHADLVGIQTRVLQAMGLDHALVVYGRDGLDEISLEGPTLVGELKDGQVHEYEIHPKDFGLSTAPTSSFKVADAEESKAIVLDVLNKKSGPASDIVCLNAGAVLYVADVAPSIASGIQMAQAAIASGAARQKLDQFVAATQN, translated from the coding sequence ATGTCCATTACTCCACAGCAAGCTTTACAACGTTGCATTGAACATCGTGAACTCTTTCATGATGAGATGACGGCAATGATGCGCCTCATCATGAGTGGCGAGATGCCGCCGACCTTGGTTGCAGGTCTGTTGGTTGCCCTGCGTACCAAAAAAGAGACTGTTGGTGAAATCGCCGCAGCTGCGCAAGTCATGCGTGAGTTTGCGACGCCAGTTCATGTAGAAGACAGAAAAAATTTAGTTGACGTAGTGGGCACAGGCGGAGATGGTGCGCACACTTTCAATATTTCTACAGCTGCCATGTTTGTCGCCGCAGCGGCTGGTGCAAAAATTGCTAAGCATGGCAATCGTAGCGTGAGTAGCAAATCAGGTAGCGCAGATATTCTGGAGTCCTTAGGCGTTAAGCTATCACTCTCACCTGAGCAGGTTGCAAAATGCATTTCTGATGTAGGGGCAGGCTTTATGTTTGCGCCGAACCATCATCCTGCAATGAAGAATGTTGTGCCGATTCGCAAAGATTTGGGTGTACGCACGATTTTCAATATCCTAGGCCCCCTTACAAACCCAGCAGATGCCAAGCGCATCCTGATGGGCGTATTTCATGCTGACTTAGTTGGTATCCAGACACGTGTATTGCAAGCTATGGGATTGGATCACGCATTAGTGGTTTATGGCCGCGATGGTTTAGATGAGATCTCTCTCGAGGGCCCCACCCTCGTTGGCGAATTGAAAGATGGTCAGGTTCATGAATACGAGATTCATCCAAAAGACTTTGGTTTAAGTACAGCCCCTACCAGCAGCTTTAAAGTAGCCGATGCTGAAGAATCTAAAGCGATTGTTTTAGATGTGCTCAATAAAAAATCCGGCCCAGCAAGTGACATTGTTTGCCTCAACGCTGGTGCGGTACTCTATGTAGCTGATGTAGCACCAAGTATTGCCAGCGGTATTCAGATGGCACAAGCAGCCATTGCATCTGGTGCTGCTCGTCAAAAGCTAGACCAATTTGTAGCAGCAACCCAAAACTAA
- a CDS encoding murein transglycosylase A, which translates to MISIFKLISRENTSRVFVCSVFALSIASLLAACSTPPTRGSIYRSTGSPPSAYSSSIASFRSVTWQDLPGWQEDDLTQAWPAWLKSCDALRKRNSEINWRQACAQAGNVSGRDERAIRQYFEGNFQAYEVRNSATGNESGLITGYYEPVMNGSQTRTATYSVPLYGLPNAWKGSKPSPAPTRAEIMSSGVLRGSEIAWVQDPVAAAFMQIQGSGKIRLEDGRVLRLGYAGTNDQPFKSFAQWLLDRKEITRGEATMQGISAWAKRNPGRVEEMLNANPRFVFFKELPSNVSSDLGPNGALGVPLTAERSIAIDLKAMPLGAPVFLSTTKPLSSQTLQKLVMAQDTGKAIVGGVRADYYWGSGDSAGELAGRMKQDGKMWLLLPR; encoded by the coding sequence ATGATTTCTATATTCAAATTAATAAGTCGCGAAAATACTTCGCGAGTCTTTGTCTGCAGTGTATTCGCTCTCAGCATCGCTAGCTTGTTAGCAGCATGCTCTACACCTCCTACCCGGGGCTCTATTTACCGCTCAACTGGCAGCCCCCCATCCGCATATAGCTCCTCGATCGCCAGCTTCCGATCTGTTACCTGGCAAGACTTACCTGGTTGGCAGGAGGATGATTTAACCCAGGCTTGGCCAGCTTGGCTCAAGAGTTGTGATGCCCTGCGTAAACGTAATAGTGAAATTAATTGGCGCCAGGCATGCGCTCAAGCCGGTAATGTTTCAGGCCGTGATGAACGTGCAATTCGCCAATACTTCGAGGGAAATTTTCAGGCATACGAAGTACGTAACAGCGCTACAGGCAACGAATCTGGGCTAATCACCGGTTATTACGAGCCCGTCATGAATGGCTCCCAGACCCGCACAGCTACTTACTCTGTTCCCTTGTACGGCCTGCCAAATGCCTGGAAAGGCTCAAAGCCAAGCCCTGCGCCAACACGTGCTGAGATTATGAGCTCCGGAGTGCTCCGAGGTTCAGAAATCGCCTGGGTGCAAGATCCTGTAGCTGCTGCTTTTATGCAAATTCAAGGCTCTGGAAAAATTCGTTTAGAAGATGGACGCGTATTGCGACTCGGTTATGCCGGCACCAATGATCAGCCGTTCAAGTCTTTTGCCCAGTGGTTGCTCGATCGCAAGGAGATCACGCGTGGAGAGGCAACGATGCAGGGTATTTCTGCATGGGCCAAGCGCAATCCAGGCCGAGTAGAGGAGATGCTCAATGCTAATCCTCGATTTGTATTCTTTAAAGAGTTGCCGAGTAATGTCAGCTCTGATCTAGGCCCCAATGGTGCTTTAGGAGTACCTTTAACAGCCGAACGGAGTATTGCCATTGATCTGAAAGCGATGCCTTTAGGTGCTCCAGTCTTTTTGAGTACTACCAAACCCTTGAGTAGCCAAACTTTGCAAAAGTTGGTGATGGCCCAAGATACAGGTAAAGCCATTGTGGGCGGGGTACGAGCAGATTACTATTGGGGATCCGGGGATTCTGCAGGTGAGTTAGCAGGACGCATGAAGCAGGATGGCAAGATGTGGTTATTGTTGCCACGCTGA
- a CDS encoding aminodeoxychorismate/anthranilate synthase component II — translation MLLMIDNYDSFTYNLVQYFAELGEEVKVFRNDEISVEEIAKINPARICISPGPCSPAEAGISVAAIQRYAGKIPILGVCLGHQAIGEAFGGKIIRAQKVMHGKTDDIHHTGVGVFKDLPNPFKVTRYHSLAIEKSSLPTMLEITATSSDGEIMGVRHKELAVEGVQFHPESILSEHGHALLKNFLQAK, via the coding sequence ATGCTCCTCATGATTGATAACTACGATTCATTTACCTACAACCTCGTTCAGTATTTTGCAGAACTTGGTGAGGAGGTAAAGGTTTTCCGTAATGATGAAATTTCCGTTGAAGAGATTGCCAAAATCAATCCTGCACGTATTTGTATATCACCTGGACCATGCAGTCCGGCTGAGGCAGGAATTTCTGTAGCCGCAATTCAACGCTATGCAGGAAAAATTCCCATTCTTGGTGTCTGCCTTGGACACCAAGCAATTGGTGAAGCATTCGGCGGAAAAATTATTCGCGCCCAGAAAGTCATGCATGGCAAAACGGATGACATTCACCATACCGGCGTAGGTGTTTTCAAAGATTTACCCAACCCATTCAAGGTGACGCGTTATCACTCCCTCGCGATTGAAAAAAGTTCATTGCCGACAATGCTTGAAATAACCGCCACTTCTTCTGATGGGGAAATTATGGGTGTACGCCATAAAGAACTGGCGGTAGAAGGGGTGCAGTTCCACCCAGAATCGATCCTCTCTGAGCATGGCCATGCTCTACTCAAGAATTTCTTGCAAGCGAAATAA
- the rpe gene encoding ribulose-phosphate 3-epimerase, whose product MDSQKSPLNSQFVIAPSILSADFACLGKEIQDVLLAGADWIHFDVMDNHYVPNLTIGPLVCEAIRPHATKDGKPAMIDVHLMVEPVDRLIPDFAKAGANLISFHPEASPHVNRTINLIRDQGCQAGLVLNPATPLDHLDHTLDLLDLVLLMSVNPGFGGQSFIPSTLNKITQVRARLDRYQQETGRHIRLEVDGGIKVDNIAEVAKAGADTFVAGSAIFGKENYADVVKAMRAELATSGKA is encoded by the coding sequence ATGGATAGCCAGAAATCACCCCTAAATAGCCAGTTTGTCATTGCCCCCTCCATTTTGTCGGCTGACTTTGCCTGCCTGGGCAAGGAAATTCAGGACGTTCTCTTGGCGGGAGCAGACTGGATTCACTTTGATGTGATGGACAACCACTACGTTCCGAACCTGACTATTGGCCCCTTGGTTTGCGAGGCAATTCGCCCACATGCAACAAAAGATGGCAAGCCAGCGATGATTGATGTGCACCTGATGGTGGAACCAGTAGATCGCCTCATTCCAGATTTTGCAAAAGCAGGTGCAAACCTGATTAGCTTTCATCCAGAGGCAAGTCCTCATGTGAACCGCACAATTAATTTGATTCGCGATCAAGGTTGTCAAGCTGGATTGGTTTTAAACCCAGCAACACCGCTTGATCACCTCGATCACACGCTCGATTTGCTAGACCTAGTCTTACTCATGTCAGTCAACCCAGGCTTTGGTGGTCAGTCGTTTATCCCAAGCACTCTAAATAAGATTACTCAAGTGCGTGCGCGCCTAGATCGTTATCAACAAGAAACTGGTCGCCATATTCGTCTTGAAGTGGATGGCGGAATTAAGGTCGACAATATTGCAGAAGTAGCCAAAGCTGGTGCAGATACTTTTGTTGCTGGCTCCGCAATCTTTGGCAAAGAAAATTATGCTGACGTGGTTAAAGCGATGCGCGCAGAACTAGCGACGTCAGGAAAAGCGTAA
- the trpE gene encoding anthranilate synthase component I, whose protein sequence is MQHEEFLALAKQGFNRIPLVKEVLADLETPLSLYVKLTQTFGQKNTYLLESVLGGERFGRFSFIGLPAKTVLRTVGTPDAPLTEVLFNDKVIESNHDNPLDFVDAYFKRFKVAVQAGLPRFCGGLAGYFGYDTVRYIESRLAKHHLPDELGVPDIQLMLTEELAVIDNVAGRIYLIVYADPSVTDSFDKGQARLKELLACLSKPVSMPTSLPSAKTELIRKFKAADFENAVLKTKEYILAGDCMQVVIGQRISKPFTDSPLALYRALRSLNPSPYMYFYDFGDLQVVGSSPEILVRQEQRESQKIVTIRPLAGTRPRGTTPEEDERLATELLADPKEIAEHVMLIDLARNDVGRIAKTGTVKVTDSMSIEKYSHVQHIVSSVEGELLDNMSNMDVLRATFPAGTLSGAPKIRAMEIIDEMEIVKRGVYGGAVGYLSFSGDMDVAIAIRTGVIRDGVLHSQAGAGVVADSDPTAEWKETEVKARAVLMAADLVQGGLDAPHD, encoded by the coding sequence ATGCAGCACGAAGAATTTCTTGCCCTCGCAAAACAGGGTTTCAATCGCATTCCATTAGTGAAAGAAGTTTTGGCAGACTTGGAGACACCGCTCTCGCTATACGTCAAGCTCACTCAAACCTTTGGACAAAAAAATACATACCTTCTAGAATCTGTCTTAGGTGGTGAGCGCTTTGGTCGCTTCTCTTTTATTGGGCTACCTGCAAAAACTGTTTTGAGAACAGTGGGTACGCCAGATGCACCACTCACTGAAGTACTCTTCAATGACAAGGTGATTGAAAGTAATCATGACAACCCATTGGATTTTGTAGACGCTTATTTCAAGCGCTTTAAGGTAGCAGTACAAGCCGGACTCCCGCGCTTCTGTGGTGGGCTTGCGGGCTACTTTGGCTATGACACGGTTCGTTACATTGAATCGCGTTTAGCAAAACACCATCTGCCAGATGAATTAGGTGTACCCGATATTCAATTGATGCTCACCGAAGAGTTGGCAGTTATTGATAACGTTGCAGGTCGCATTTATTTAATTGTCTATGCAGACCCCAGCGTGACAGATAGCTTTGATAAGGGCCAAGCTCGATTAAAAGAATTGCTTGCTTGCTTAAGCAAGCCTGTGAGCATGCCAACCTCTTTGCCAAGTGCTAAAACAGAATTGATCCGCAAGTTCAAGGCAGCAGATTTTGAAAATGCCGTTCTCAAAACCAAAGAATATATTTTGGCCGGTGATTGCATGCAGGTAGTGATCGGCCAGCGCATTAGTAAACCATTTACAGATTCACCGCTTGCTCTATATCGTGCATTGCGCTCTTTGAATCCATCGCCTTACATGTACTTCTATGACTTTGGCGATCTACAAGTAGTCGGCTCATCACCAGAGATTTTGGTGCGCCAAGAGCAACGTGAAAGTCAGAAGATTGTGACGATTCGTCCATTAGCGGGCACACGCCCCCGTGGCACGACACCCGAAGAAGATGAGCGTCTTGCCACAGAATTACTTGCCGATCCAAAAGAAATTGCTGAACATGTCATGTTGATTGACTTGGCGCGTAACGATGTTGGTCGTATTGCAAAAACAGGCACCGTCAAAGTGACTGATTCGATGTCGATTGAAAAATATTCCCACGTACAGCATATTGTGAGCTCTGTTGAAGGTGAGCTATTGGACAATATGAGCAATATGGATGTTCTACGCGCAACCTTTCCTGCTGGCACTTTATCGGGCGCCCCAAAAATTCGGGCGATGGAAATTATTGATGAGATGGAGATTGTGAAACGCGGAGTTTATGGTGGCGCAGTAGGTTACCTCTCCTTCTCTGGAGATATGGATGTGGCGATCGCCATTCGTACCGGTGTAATTCGTGATGGCGTATTACATTCTCAGGCAGGCGCTGGTGTAGTAGCAGACTCTGACCCCACAGCCGAGTGGAAAGAAACCGAAGTGAAAGCTCGAGCAGTATTAATGGCAGCTGATTTAGTACAAGGAGGACTCGATGCTCCTCATGATTGA
- the apaG gene encoding Co2+/Mg2+ efflux protein ApaG — protein sequence MNPHEISITVKTQYLADQSDPDNRQFAFAYTVTIKNTGTAIIQLIARHWFITDGENDVQEVRGLGVVGQQPLLRAGEQFEYTSWATLPTPAGTMRGEYFCVTEEAQFFQAPIPEFALVMPRTLH from the coding sequence ATGAATCCTCATGAAATCAGCATTACAGTCAAAACTCAGTATTTGGCCGACCAGTCTGACCCCGATAATCGTCAGTTTGCCTTTGCCTACACGGTCACTATTAAAAACACCGGTACGGCCATCATCCAGTTAATCGCCCGTCATTGGTTTATTACCGATGGGGAAAATGATGTCCAAGAGGTTCGTGGCTTGGGGGTGGTAGGACAACAACCCCTTTTACGGGCAGGGGAACAGTTTGAGTACACCAGCTGGGCCACTTTACCAACGCCGGCGGGAACAATGCGTGGGGAGTATTTCTGTGTCACTGAAGAAGCTCAGTTTTTCCAGGCCCCAATCCCTGAATTTGCCTTGGTGATGCCGAGAACCTTGCACTAG
- the ychF gene encoding redox-regulated ATPase YchF yields MSLKCGIVGLPNVGKSTLFNALTKAGIAAENYPFCTIEPNVGVVEVPDPRLAALAEIVKPERILPAAVEFVDIAGLVAGASKGEGLGNQFLANIRETDAITHVVRCFEDANVIHVAGKIDPISDIAVIDTELALSDLTTVEKTLQRSSKAAKSGNDKEAAALVAVLTKVQAHLDQAQPVRSMQLTEEENLLLKPLCLITAKPAMYIANVKEDGFENNPHLEAVIQHAAKEGAPVVAVCAAIEAEIADLDDADRVEFLADLGMEESGLDRVIRAGYKLLGLQTYFTAGVKEVRAWTIHQGDTAPQAAGVIHTDFERGFIRAQTIAFEDFVQFKGESGAKEAGKMRAEGKEYVVKDGDVLNFLFNV; encoded by the coding sequence ATGTCTTTGAAATGTGGCATCGTCGGCCTGCCTAACGTCGGCAAATCTACCCTCTTTAACGCGCTTACCAAGGCTGGAATCGCGGCAGAAAACTATCCTTTCTGCACGATCGAGCCTAATGTAGGCGTGGTCGAGGTTCCTGACCCCCGTCTTGCCGCTTTGGCTGAGATCGTCAAGCCTGAGCGCATCTTGCCCGCAGCTGTCGAGTTTGTCGATATTGCGGGATTGGTAGCTGGTGCCTCGAAAGGTGAAGGTCTAGGTAATCAATTTTTAGCCAATATTCGTGAAACTGACGCCATTACCCATGTGGTGCGCTGTTTCGAGGATGCTAATGTAATACACGTGGCCGGGAAGATTGACCCAATTTCCGATATCGCTGTGATCGATACCGAATTAGCCTTGTCAGATTTAACTACGGTTGAAAAAACGCTACAGCGCTCAAGCAAGGCGGCTAAGTCAGGTAATGACAAAGAGGCCGCAGCCTTAGTGGCTGTGCTGACCAAAGTGCAGGCTCACTTAGATCAAGCCCAGCCGGTACGCAGCATGCAGTTGACTGAAGAAGAAAACTTGCTCCTAAAGCCGCTCTGCTTAATCACAGCAAAGCCAGCAATGTATATTGCCAACGTCAAAGAAGACGGTTTTGAAAATAATCCTCATTTAGAGGCAGTTATTCAGCATGCGGCCAAAGAGGGTGCTCCAGTAGTGGCGGTATGCGCCGCAATTGAGGCTGAGATTGCTGACTTGGATGATGCCGATAGAGTGGAGTTCCTTGCCGACCTAGGTATGGAGGAGTCAGGATTAGATCGCGTCATTCGTGCGGGTTATAAGTTATTAGGGCTACAGACCTACTTCACCGCTGGTGTTAAAGAAGTTCGTGCATGGACAATCCATCAGGGCGATACAGCCCCACAGGCTGCAGGGGTTATTCATACGGACTTTGAGCGTGGATTTATTCGTGCGCAAACTATTGCATTTGAAGACTTTGTTCAATTCAAAGGTGAGTCTGGTGCCAAAGAGGCTGGCAAGATGCGTGCCGAAGGTAAGGAGTATGTCGTTAAAGATGGAGATGTCTTAAACTTCCTCTTTAACGTCTAA
- the trpC gene encoding indole-3-glycerol phosphate synthase TrpC produces MSDILDKIVATKKMEIATDLRKISLANQRDQAEENNRDAPLKPRGFIQSIERKIAAGKAGVITEIKKASPSKGILRANFQPAEIAESYEKNGAACLSVLTDKDYFQGTNAYLQTARAACNIPVLRKDFTIDPYQVYEARAIGADAILLIVACLELNQMKELEACAHELSLDVLVEVHNAPELEQALELKTPLLGINNRNLKTFEVTLQTTLSLLSMVPNGKTLVTESGIMSRADVQLMRDHQINAFLVGEAFMRASDPGAALSELFN; encoded by the coding sequence ATGAGCGATATCCTCGACAAAATTGTTGCTACCAAGAAAATGGAGATCGCCACCGATTTAAGAAAGATCTCTTTAGCCAATCAACGTGATCAGGCTGAAGAAAATAATCGTGATGCACCATTAAAGCCACGAGGCTTTATTCAATCTATCGAGCGAAAGATTGCAGCAGGTAAGGCCGGCGTGATTACCGAGATTAAGAAAGCTAGTCCAAGCAAAGGAATCTTGCGAGCGAATTTTCAGCCAGCTGAGATTGCTGAGTCCTACGAAAAAAATGGTGCAGCCTGTTTGTCTGTCCTCACAGATAAAGATTATTTTCAAGGGACTAATGCTTACCTTCAGACCGCAAGAGCTGCATGCAATATCCCAGTCTTACGCAAAGACTTCACGATCGACCCCTATCAAGTCTATGAAGCAAGGGCAATAGGTGCTGATGCTATTTTGCTCATTGTGGCCTGCTTAGAACTCAATCAAATGAAGGAGCTAGAAGCTTGTGCTCATGAACTCAGTCTCGATGTCCTCGTTGAGGTTCATAACGCTCCTGAATTAGAGCAAGCCCTTGAATTAAAAACGCCATTGCTTGGAATCAATAATCGTAACCTGAAGACTTTTGAAGTTACCCTTCAAACAACCCTGTCCTTGCTGTCAATGGTTCCTAATGGAAAAACCCTGGTTACCGAATCTGGAATTATGAGTCGCGCCGATGTGCAACTGATGCGCGATCATCAAATCAATGCATTCTTGGTGGGCGAAGCCTTTATGCGTGCGAGTGATCCGGGCGCAGCTTTAAGCGAACTGTTTAACTAG